The following coding sequences lie in one Candidatus Nitrospira allomarina genomic window:
- a CDS encoding thioredoxin family protein: MSGIVEDVNDENYAGFTEASAAVVAYGIATCEPCKAYDPVLADIAQQYSNVRFGKAKMHVPGRCRAIKKRHQFETYPTTHFFSNGELVLTKEGKLEPAELADLIRQSFSIPT; encoded by the coding sequence ATGTCCGGTATTGTTGAAGATGTGAACGATGAGAATTATGCAGGGTTTACGGAGGCTTCGGCTGCAGTTGTGGCATATGGCATTGCGACCTGCGAACCGTGTAAAGCCTATGATCCTGTTCTTGCGGACATTGCCCAACAGTATTCGAATGTGCGATTTGGAAAGGCTAAAATGCACGTTCCGGGGCGGTGCCGTGCCATTAAAAAGCGGCATCAATTTGAAACGTATCCCACCACTCATTTCTTCTCCAATGGAGAGCTGGTGCTTACCAAAGAGGGAAAATTAGAACCCGCCGAACTGGCCGACTTGATTCGGCAATCGTTCTCTATCCCAACCTAA
- a CDS encoding cobalamin-binding protein, producing MSSRIVSLIPSGTEMVCALGCRAQLVGRSHECDFPSDITSLPVCTQATVDSEGTSQAIHAQVSERLQSALSLYKVLVDQMQDLRPDVIVTQTQCEVCAVSADEVQRALRDLIGMSPTLISLGAQDLSGVWDDLTRVADGLGQQAAGQAFLKEAHQRMGDIAVRSQQQPTPPTVACIEWMEPLMAAGNWVPELVHLAGGQSVFGQAGTHAPWITWEALAGGDPDILVLMPCGFSMARIQEELPVMTSHPFWPQLRAVQNQKVYLTDGNQFFNRPGPRLVESLEILAEIFHPTRFQFGHEGKAWRPWIPAKR from the coding sequence ATGTCTTCTCGCATTGTGTCGTTGATTCCTAGTGGGACAGAAATGGTCTGCGCTTTAGGTTGCCGTGCCCAGCTTGTCGGCCGGTCACACGAATGCGATTTTCCTTCCGACATTACCTCTCTTCCTGTTTGCACTCAAGCCACGGTGGATAGTGAGGGAACGAGCCAAGCTATTCATGCCCAGGTTTCAGAACGTCTCCAGTCAGCCCTTTCCTTGTATAAGGTCTTGGTCGACCAAATGCAGGACTTACGTCCGGATGTCATCGTAACCCAGACCCAGTGTGAGGTGTGTGCCGTGAGCGCTGATGAGGTACAGCGGGCTCTTCGCGACTTGATAGGAATGTCACCGACGTTGATTTCCCTGGGTGCGCAGGACTTATCGGGGGTTTGGGACGACCTGACCAGAGTGGCGGACGGCTTAGGACAGCAAGCTGCAGGACAGGCATTTCTGAAAGAGGCCCACCAACGCATGGGCGATATTGCGGTCCGCTCCCAACAACAACCTACTCCCCCCACTGTAGCCTGCATCGAATGGATGGAACCACTGATGGCTGCCGGCAACTGGGTACCCGAACTGGTTCATTTGGCCGGAGGGCAATCGGTGTTTGGACAGGCAGGGACACACGCCCCATGGATAACCTGGGAAGCCTTGGCCGGTGGGGATCCGGATATTCTGGTCTTGATGCCTTGTGGATTTTCCATGGCTCGCATCCAAGAAGAATTGCCGGTCATGACATCACACCCATTTTGGCCACAGTTACGGGCAGTGCAAAATCAGAAGGTGTACCTGACGGATGGGAATCAGTTTTTCAACCGTCCGGGGCCGCGCCTCGTTGAATCCCTCGAAATTTTGGCTGAAATCTTTCATCCCACTCGTTTTCAGTTTGGGCACGAAGGCAAGGCATGGCGGCCGTGGATTCCTGCAAAACGTTAA
- a CDS encoding heterodisulfide reductase-related iron-sulfur binding cluster, giving the protein MSKFDLITPGWTRSQLETETRRIFDVCDGCRRCFNLCPSFNTLIDRIDEYESDSTQFTAQDFTRIEQECYYCKLCFNHCPYSPPHQYDLDFPRLMAAWKKQRTAEGGATWRDKLLIQTDLIGKLGSLTAPLTNWALRTPWLRSLVERMIGVHKNRQVLSFQSQTFTQWWDQRKPAPALTRNQGKVAFFPSCLVTYQVTDIGKAAVQILEKNGIEVVVPSNQQCCGMPRFDLGDTDGMAKIAESQYRLFAPYLDQGYDIVIPAPSCSLMFKREYPYLKPTPGMKQLSERTFDLCEYLMRLKREGKLSLDFQANPGRVAYQIPCHLRDQNIGFKSKELMELTGARVHLIEKCSGHDGAWSAKTEFFDLSMKIAKKAVRVIQEEPFDVVASDCPLSALQLDQALQTAPTQSALHPIQIVRNAYGLTP; this is encoded by the coding sequence GTGTCAAAATTTGACCTTATCACTCCAGGCTGGACCCGGTCTCAACTCGAAACCGAGACACGACGTATTTTCGATGTCTGTGACGGATGTCGACGATGCTTTAATTTATGTCCCTCGTTCAATACTCTTATTGACCGGATTGATGAGTATGAGAGCGATTCAACGCAGTTCACTGCACAGGATTTCACAAGGATTGAACAGGAATGTTATTACTGCAAACTTTGTTTCAACCATTGTCCCTATTCTCCCCCCCATCAATATGATCTGGATTTTCCCAGGCTCATGGCTGCCTGGAAAAAGCAACGGACGGCTGAGGGTGGGGCCACATGGCGCGACAAGCTCCTGATCCAAACTGATTTGATCGGAAAACTGGGTAGCCTGACTGCTCCACTAACCAATTGGGCCCTTCGCACACCGTGGCTTCGAAGTCTGGTTGAGCGGATGATCGGAGTGCACAAAAACCGCCAAGTCCTTTCGTTTCAATCCCAGACCTTTACCCAATGGTGGGATCAGCGAAAGCCGGCTCCCGCACTTACCCGCAACCAGGGAAAAGTAGCCTTCTTCCCAAGTTGCCTGGTGACGTATCAGGTGACTGATATTGGGAAAGCTGCCGTGCAAATTTTGGAGAAAAACGGCATTGAGGTCGTGGTACCTTCAAATCAGCAGTGCTGTGGGATGCCACGGTTTGACTTAGGTGATACCGATGGAATGGCTAAGATTGCCGAGTCTCAATATCGACTTTTTGCGCCCTATCTCGATCAGGGATATGACATCGTCATTCCAGCACCCAGTTGTAGCCTGATGTTCAAACGGGAATACCCTTACCTCAAACCCACACCTGGAATGAAGCAATTGAGCGAGCGCACGTTTGATCTTTGCGAATATTTAATGCGGCTCAAACGGGAAGGTAAGCTTTCCCTTGATTTTCAAGCTAATCCTGGACGCGTGGCCTATCAAATTCCCTGTCATTTGCGTGATCAGAACATCGGATTTAAATCAAAAGAATTGATGGAGTTAACAGGGGCCAGGGTTCATCTGATCGAGAAATGTTCCGGACACGATGGAGCCTGGAGTGCCAAGACTGAATTCTTTGATCTTTCGATGAAAATCGCCAAGAAAGCCGTGCGAGTAATTCAAGAGGAACCGTTCGACGTCGTCGCCTCCGATTGCCCCCTGTCGGCACTACAACTGGACCAAGCACTTCAAACTGCGCCAACTCAATCGGCCCTTCATCCTATTCAAATCGTTCGTAACGCCTATGGATTAACACCATGA
- the dnaK gene encoding molecular chaperone DnaK, whose product MSRIVGIDLGTTNSLIAFMDKDGPHVIPGPDGQTKVPSIVGLTDNGMIVGEPAKAHLIRDPSSTIYSVKRFMGKGLDDVKDDLKYFPYQLHEKNGVIRIEIGDKTFSPPQVSAMILKELKRRAEDYLKEDISKAVVTVPAYFNDSQRQATKDAGMIAGLEILRIINEPTAASLAYGLQKKTQGLIAIYDLGGGTFDISILKLKDGIFEVLATNGDTHLGGDDFDQLLVDVMVDDIFQTQGLKVGENPDLMQTIRLEAERVKIRLSDETQTRAVIELPNSTYEKVWTRESMETLTMGLVERTLAPCRLALKDAGLTASQIDEVVLVGGNTRMPLVWRKVEELFGKKPHSELNPDEVVALGAAVQADILGGHTTDLLLLDVTPLSLGIETMGGVMSALIRRNTTIPTSAKEMFTTYVDGQTSVDIHILQGERELVKDNRSLARFQLKLPPLPAGVPRVEVNFLIDANGILQVTARDIRTGEAQSVQVKPSHGLTDDEVEGMVRDSFQFATEDIKARQIIEARNEANAIIVATEKALGRAANLINEKERESIRQILRQLGEVKDGDDHRVIRAKIAEVEKTTHHLAEVLMDATLKEALESKKLSDVIK is encoded by the coding sequence GTGAGTCGCATTGTTGGTATTGATTTGGGAACGACGAATTCGCTGATCGCCTTTATGGATAAAGATGGGCCTCATGTCATTCCCGGCCCGGATGGGCAGACCAAAGTGCCTTCCATCGTCGGGTTAACTGATAATGGGATGATCGTGGGAGAGCCGGCAAAAGCCCATTTAATCCGTGATCCTTCCAGCACCATTTATTCCGTGAAGCGGTTTATGGGCAAGGGGCTGGATGACGTGAAGGACGACCTGAAGTATTTTCCTTATCAGCTTCATGAAAAAAACGGGGTCATTCGTATTGAAATTGGAGATAAAACCTTTTCTCCCCCTCAAGTGTCCGCCATGATTCTGAAAGAATTAAAACGGCGAGCCGAGGATTATTTAAAGGAAGACATCTCCAAGGCTGTGGTCACCGTTCCGGCGTATTTCAATGATAGTCAGCGGCAAGCCACCAAAGATGCGGGTATGATTGCCGGATTAGAGATCCTGCGTATCATCAATGAGCCGACAGCTGCTTCCTTAGCGTATGGCCTGCAGAAAAAGACACAAGGTCTGATCGCAATTTATGATTTAGGCGGAGGGACGTTTGATATCTCCATTCTCAAATTAAAAGATGGAATCTTTGAAGTTCTGGCAACGAATGGGGATACCCATTTAGGGGGAGATGATTTCGATCAACTGCTCGTCGATGTGATGGTTGATGATATTTTTCAAACTCAAGGCCTAAAAGTTGGCGAGAATCCAGATTTAATGCAAACCATTCGGTTGGAGGCGGAACGTGTCAAAATCCGGTTGTCGGATGAAACCCAAACTCGGGCGGTGATAGAGCTTCCCAATTCGACGTATGAAAAGGTATGGACGCGGGAGAGCATGGAAACGTTAACGATGGGTTTGGTGGAAAGAACCCTTGCGCCTTGTCGGCTTGCCCTCAAAGATGCAGGCTTAACCGCCAGTCAGATTGATGAAGTGGTCCTGGTCGGAGGGAATACTCGCATGCCACTGGTTTGGCGGAAAGTGGAAGAACTGTTTGGCAAAAAGCCGCACTCTGAGCTGAACCCTGACGAAGTCGTCGCGTTAGGGGCGGCTGTTCAAGCTGATATTTTAGGCGGGCATACCACAGACCTCTTGTTACTGGACGTGACTCCCCTGTCATTGGGAATTGAAACGATGGGCGGGGTCATGAGTGCGCTGATTCGTCGAAATACCACGATTCCAACCAGTGCAAAGGAAATGTTCACGACCTATGTTGATGGGCAGACCTCGGTGGATATTCATATCCTCCAAGGAGAACGGGAGTTGGTGAAAGATAATCGAAGTTTGGCCCGCTTCCAATTAAAGCTTCCACCGTTGCCGGCTGGGGTCCCTCGCGTAGAAGTCAACTTTCTCATTGATGCCAATGGGATCCTACAGGTGACGGCCAGAGATATCCGGACCGGTGAGGCGCAATCGGTTCAGGTGAAACCTTCTCATGGACTGACCGACGATGAGGTGGAAGGGATGGTTCGTGATTCTTTTCAATTTGCCACAGAAGACATCAAAGCCCGGCAAATTATAGAAGCACGGAATGAAGCCAATGCGATCATCGTGGCGACGGAGAAAGCTTTGGGGCGTGCAGCGAATTTAATCAATGAAAAGGAAAGGGAAAGCATTCGTCAGATTTTACGGCAGCTTGGTGAAGTTAAAGACGGGGATGATCATCGTGTCATACGTGCGAAAATTGCTGAGGTTGAAAAAACGACGCATCATTTGGCCGAAGTGTTGATGGATGCCACGTTGAAAGAAGCTCTCGAAAGTAAGAAATTATCCGACGTCATAAAATAA
- a CDS encoding Fur family transcriptional regulator yields MEIPFKDIKQKFQGCGLKTTPQRTAIYDALLRSTTHPTAEELFAEVAPQFPMMSLNTVYYTLGALRTSGLIHEVNIGHTRARFDANLSPHHHLICLGCQAIVDVIDPRLNRLEFPAGIPKDFEITSYQVAFRGLCGSCRRHTGRSINHSSPGLHPTTFKGELHGKSS; encoded by the coding sequence ATGGAAATTCCATTCAAGGACATCAAACAGAAGTTTCAGGGATGCGGATTAAAAACGACCCCGCAGCGAACTGCTATTTATGACGCCCTCCTCCGCAGCACGACCCATCCGACCGCGGAAGAGCTCTTTGCCGAAGTCGCTCCGCAATTTCCGATGATGTCTCTAAACACCGTCTACTACACACTTGGGGCTTTGCGTACCTCCGGGTTGATTCATGAAGTCAATATTGGCCATACCCGGGCTCGATTTGATGCCAACCTGTCTCCCCATCACCATTTGATTTGCTTGGGGTGCCAGGCCATTGTCGATGTCATCGATCCCCGACTCAATCGCCTGGAATTCCCAGCCGGCATTCCCAAAGATTTTGAAATTACAAGTTATCAGGTCGCTTTCCGTGGACTTTGCGGCTCCTGTCGCCGCCACACGGGGCGCTCCATCAACCATTCATCACCGGGGTTACACCCCACAACCTTCAAAGGAGAACTCCATGGGAAAAGCTCTTAA
- the iscX gene encoding Fe-S cluster assembly protein IscX: MAQEFMWGDTEDIAIRLQEEHPDLDPLSVRFTDLHAWVVALPEFKDDPKTSNEKKLEAIQMAWYEEYQDAQS; this comes from the coding sequence ATGGCTCAGGAATTCATGTGGGGTGATACTGAAGATATTGCTATTCGGCTGCAGGAAGAGCATCCCGACCTTGATCCCTTATCGGTCAGGTTTACGGATTTACATGCCTGGGTGGTTGCCCTTCCTGAGTTTAAGGACGATCCCAAAACGTCCAATGAAAAAAAGCTGGAGGCCATTCAAATGGCCTGGTATGAAGAGTATCAGGATGCCCAGTCCTGA
- a CDS encoding 6-carboxytetrahydropterin synthase yields MPKATLTKRLEFCSSHRYHNPEWDDAKNREVFGLCNNVNTHGHNYLLEVTLRGDIDPVTGMIINLYDLKIILNQVLEQFDHKNLNLDTPYFSRRIPTTENLAVTLWHILEKHPDLPNPDALRLYEDETLYAEVNANFMDGALHPANGESAIIARRYAFSALHQSGTGHTQGHDYDLWIATKGQISSDTGQVMNLQTVDQIVRNQILARFDQQNLSQDQAFANIPVTDSALAKVIWETLDPHFHTPPLCRVSVSQQSGAMAVYSV; encoded by the coding sequence ATGCCTAAAGCTACCCTCACCAAACGTTTAGAGTTTTGCTCCTCTCACCGCTACCACAATCCTGAATGGGATGACGCAAAAAATCGTGAGGTTTTTGGTCTTTGTAATAATGTGAATACCCATGGCCATAATTATTTATTGGAAGTCACATTGCGGGGGGACATCGACCCTGTCACAGGTATGATCATCAATTTATATGACTTAAAAATCATTTTAAATCAGGTTCTGGAACAATTTGATCATAAGAACTTAAATCTCGATACCCCATATTTTTCCAGGAGAATTCCCACGACCGAAAATCTCGCCGTCACTCTCTGGCACATTCTGGAAAAACATCCAGACCTTCCTAATCCGGATGCACTTCGTCTTTATGAGGACGAAACCCTCTATGCCGAGGTGAATGCGAATTTCATGGATGGTGCCCTCCACCCCGCAAACGGCGAATCGGCCATCATCGCTCGACGCTATGCGTTTTCAGCCCTGCATCAATCCGGGACAGGTCATACGCAAGGACATGACTATGATCTGTGGATTGCCACTAAGGGCCAAATTTCCAGCGACACCGGGCAGGTTATGAATTTACAGACTGTGGATCAAATCGTCAGAAACCAGATCCTTGCACGATTTGACCAGCAAAATCTAAGCCAGGATCAGGCCTTTGCCAACATTCCCGTCACAGACTCCGCACTTGCGAAGGTCATCTGGGAAACACTGGATCCCCACTTCCACACTCCCCCCCTATGCCGAGTCTCCGTGAGCCAACAATCAGGTGCCATGGCTGTGTATTCTGTTTAG
- a CDS encoding Lrp/AsnC family transcriptional regulator: MAAKAYILMKVKAGKVQDVLETLKALSGVEQAHACFGQPDIFGLVNAPDDRALSNLIMAKIHTIPGVEETDTHIVVQD; encoded by the coding sequence ATGGCAGCCAAAGCGTATATTCTCATGAAAGTCAAAGCAGGAAAAGTCCAAGATGTGTTAGAGACCCTCAAAGCCCTTTCTGGAGTGGAGCAAGCTCATGCGTGTTTCGGTCAGCCTGATATCTTTGGTCTGGTCAATGCACCTGATGATCGGGCCCTGTCCAATCTCATCATGGCCAAGATTCACACCATCCCTGGAGTAGAAGAAACCGACACGCATATCGTCGTCCAGGATTAG
- a CDS encoding rubrerythrin family protein: MGKALKGTKSHENLKAAFAGESQANRRYLYFARRADIEGFTDIGGLFRDTSEAETGHAFGHLDFLKEVGDPATGVPIGNTEANLKASIEGETYEYTQMYPGMAKTARDEGLEELAEWFETLAKAERSHANRFTKGLESLKQS, from the coding sequence ATGGGAAAAGCTCTTAAAGGCACAAAAAGCCACGAAAATTTAAAAGCGGCATTTGCCGGTGAATCGCAAGCGAATCGACGCTATTTATATTTCGCCCGGCGGGCGGACATTGAAGGCTTTACCGATATCGGCGGTCTGTTCCGTGATACCTCTGAAGCTGAAACCGGACATGCGTTTGGGCACCTGGACTTTTTGAAGGAAGTCGGTGATCCTGCCACCGGCGTGCCGATTGGCAACACCGAAGCCAATTTAAAAGCGTCAATTGAAGGTGAGACCTATGAATACACCCAGATGTATCCCGGCATGGCAAAAACCGCTCGTGATGAAGGACTTGAGGAACTCGCAGAATGGTTCGAGACGTTGGCCAAAGCCGAACGATCCCATGCGAACCGGTTCACCAAAGGGCTGGAATCCCTAAAACAAAGCTGA
- a CDS encoding DUF3501 family protein gives MKLLTPQDLLPAAQYEENRAAIRQKIIALKKRRRISVGEFVTLVFENRDTLLFQIQEMIRIERIFDPGKIQEECDVYNALLPTRHELSATLFIEITDSEKIQPLLDSFKNIDQPNTVGIKVGDTSVFANFEAGHSKEDKISAVHFVRFSTTQTFRDLLAQEEVPAFLTILHPEYRTEAPVPQELRQEWLKDLK, from the coding sequence ATGAAACTACTCACACCGCAAGATCTACTCCCGGCTGCTCAATATGAGGAAAACCGCGCCGCCATTCGGCAAAAAATTATTGCCCTTAAAAAACGGCGCCGCATTTCTGTAGGAGAATTCGTGACCCTCGTGTTTGAGAATCGGGACACCCTGTTATTTCAAATACAGGAAATGATTCGAATAGAACGCATTTTTGATCCGGGAAAAATTCAGGAAGAATGTGACGTGTATAATGCCCTTCTACCAACTCGTCATGAATTGAGCGCAACACTGTTTATCGAAATCACCGATTCCGAAAAGATTCAACCGCTGCTGGACTCCTTTAAGAATATTGACCAGCCCAATACCGTGGGCATCAAGGTTGGCGACACCTCAGTTTTTGCAAATTTTGAGGCCGGGCATAGCAAGGAAGATAAAATCAGTGCCGTGCATTTTGTACGATTCTCCACCACCCAAACCTTTCGAGACCTCCTGGCCCAAGAGGAAGTCCCTGCCTTTCTAACTATTCTCCACCCTGAATATCGTACAGAAGCCCCAGTACCTCAGGAATTGAGGCAGGAATGGCTAAAGGATCTCAAGTGA
- a CDS encoding penicillin-binding protein 1A — protein sequence MSKFQTFFSTLRGWSWLRITIITTFLALCVGVGGLAGILWIATRDLPTFDSFQDYHPSLVSRVYADNGELIGQFFIERRLYTPIDKIPKAFTQAVIATEDTRFFDHPGLDIVGIGRAAWTNLKKGGRFQGASTITQQLARALFLSPERTYQRKIKELILAVKMEWVLTKEQILEMYLNQIYFGHGAYGVAAAALTYFDKNVSDLSLPESAFLAGLPKAPNTYSPYRNPDLAKSRKELVLGRMVEAGYITNEEAQAAMATTLSYRHQSIEPIAAYFLEEVRQHLVDRYGETLVYKGGLRIYTTLNIAMQKIAEEAVRTGLRQLDKRQGWRGPIEHIAFSKDFTPPDTFPELQSPKAALVHGLYRALVTDVAKKSAQILIGNTYKGSILFEDMRWAQRQLEKSGDVGTAVVREKATPLQLLKVGDIIEVAPKNGTVESGEFVLEQTPIVEGALIAMDPRTGAVQSMVGGYDYTRSQFNRAVVARRQPGSAFKPLIYASALQQGLTPASLILDAPVVYEDEDLDRVWKPENYEKRFFGTITLREALRHSRNAATVRLLEQIGVPEVVNIASNLGIRSPLSQDLSLALGSSSVTLQEITSAYGVFANQGLWLEPYMITHAKNLNGEILEQHQFEPRQAMTKENAYLITNMLMDVIQSGTGRLAKSIGRPLAGKTGTTNSYNDAWFVGYAPNLATGVWVGFDGVRTLGRLESGAHAALPIWTRFVDQALLHSPVMTFPIPNDIQFAQIDTATGDLPSKTSRNISTEVFRKGTEPGKAAPQKANPMDFFEFDRLNSDSSNQLSPF from the coding sequence ATGAGTAAATTCCAGACGTTTTTTTCCACGCTCCGCGGTTGGTCCTGGCTTCGAATAACGATAATCACCACATTTCTTGCCTTATGTGTCGGGGTAGGAGGTCTTGCGGGAATTCTCTGGATTGCGACCCGAGACCTTCCCACATTCGACTCCTTTCAAGACTACCATCCGAGTTTAGTGTCTAGAGTCTATGCAGATAACGGTGAACTCATTGGGCAATTTTTCATCGAACGTCGTCTGTATACGCCCATTGACAAAATTCCCAAAGCCTTCACGCAAGCAGTCATTGCCACAGAAGATACCCGTTTTTTTGATCACCCTGGGCTGGACATTGTCGGCATCGGCCGGGCGGCCTGGACCAACCTCAAAAAAGGCGGCCGGTTTCAAGGCGCTAGCACCATTACCCAACAGTTAGCCAGAGCTCTTTTTCTTTCTCCCGAACGAACATATCAGCGGAAAATCAAAGAGCTCATTCTCGCAGTGAAAATGGAATGGGTGTTGACCAAAGAGCAAATTTTAGAAATGTACTTAAACCAAATTTATTTCGGTCACGGTGCCTATGGGGTGGCCGCCGCCGCCTTAACCTATTTTGATAAAAACGTCTCGGATTTGAGTCTTCCTGAATCGGCATTTTTGGCTGGTCTTCCTAAAGCTCCAAACACCTATTCACCCTATCGGAATCCAGATCTGGCTAAATCGCGAAAAGAATTGGTCCTAGGGCGCATGGTAGAGGCCGGGTATATCACCAACGAAGAGGCGCAAGCCGCCATGGCCACAACCCTATCCTACCGTCACCAATCGATAGAACCGATTGCGGCCTATTTCCTGGAAGAGGTGCGTCAACACTTGGTGGATCGGTACGGAGAAACCCTTGTGTATAAGGGAGGGCTACGAATCTACACCACCTTAAATATTGCCATGCAGAAAATCGCGGAAGAAGCGGTTCGTACAGGACTCCGCCAATTAGATAAACGGCAAGGCTGGCGAGGACCGATTGAACATATTGCCTTTTCCAAAGATTTTACGCCTCCGGATACCTTTCCGGAACTACAAAGTCCAAAGGCAGCTCTTGTCCATGGCCTCTACCGAGCCCTCGTGACGGACGTGGCAAAAAAATCTGCTCAAATCTTGATTGGAAATACCTATAAGGGCTCTATCCTATTCGAGGATATGCGATGGGCCCAACGTCAATTGGAAAAAAGCGGGGATGTGGGAACAGCGGTCGTTCGGGAAAAAGCCACTCCACTCCAACTCTTGAAGGTCGGAGACATTATTGAAGTCGCCCCGAAAAATGGCACTGTCGAGTCAGGCGAATTTGTCTTAGAGCAAACTCCAATCGTGGAAGGCGCCCTCATCGCCATGGATCCGAGGACAGGCGCCGTCCAATCAATGGTTGGAGGGTATGACTATACTCGAAGTCAGTTTAATCGTGCCGTGGTTGCCCGTCGACAACCGGGTTCCGCCTTCAAGCCACTCATTTATGCATCGGCGCTTCAACAAGGCCTGACACCGGCATCCCTGATTCTCGATGCGCCCGTCGTCTATGAAGACGAGGATTTGGACCGGGTATGGAAGCCGGAAAATTATGAAAAACGCTTTTTTGGAACCATTACCCTTCGTGAAGCACTGCGGCATTCCCGCAACGCCGCAACAGTCAGGTTGCTTGAACAAATCGGAGTTCCCGAGGTCGTCAATATCGCCAGCAATCTGGGAATACGAAGTCCGCTCAGCCAGGACCTCTCTTTGGCCTTGGGATCCTCAAGCGTGACCCTCCAAGAAATCACCTCCGCGTATGGCGTCTTCGCCAATCAAGGTTTGTGGCTTGAGCCCTACATGATTACACATGCCAAGAACCTCAACGGGGAGATCTTAGAACAACACCAGTTCGAACCGCGACAAGCCATGACCAAGGAAAACGCCTACTTGATCACCAATATGCTCATGGATGTCATTCAAAGCGGAACCGGAAGACTCGCCAAATCTATTGGCCGGCCATTGGCAGGGAAGACTGGAACCACAAATAGCTATAACGATGCGTGGTTTGTCGGGTATGCCCCGAATTTGGCGACAGGAGTATGGGTGGGATTTGATGGGGTCCGAACACTCGGCAGATTGGAATCCGGGGCGCATGCGGCCCTACCGATTTGGACCAGGTTTGTTGATCAAGCCCTGCTCCACTCACCAGTTATGACCTTTCCTATTCCTAATGACATTCAATTCGCGCAGATCGACACTGCGACGGGTGACTTGCCATCCAAGACCAGTCGAAACATCAGTACGGAAGTTTTTCGTAAAGGAACGGAACCAGGAAAAGCGGCTCCTCAGAAGGCGAACCCTATGGATTTTTTTGAGTTCGACCGGTTGAACTCGGATTCCTCCAACCAGCTTTCCCCATTTTGA
- a CDS encoding peroxiredoxin translates to MSTDVAAEVKVGDVAPDFTLKDQDQKDVKLSDYRGKKNVVLAFYPLDWSPVCTGENKCLTDDFPNFGSVNAEVFGISCDSFFSHKAWADSLDLKHQLLADMHRTVSKAYGLYFEPLNCSKRATVIVDKNGKVAYAKVQDIKTARDDKEILEALKKLN, encoded by the coding sequence ATGTCTACAGATGTTGCCGCAGAAGTTAAAGTCGGAGACGTAGCCCCCGATTTTACATTAAAAGACCAGGACCAAAAGGATGTTAAACTCAGCGACTATCGCGGAAAGAAGAACGTGGTTCTGGCATTTTATCCTCTGGATTGGAGCCCGGTTTGTACCGGAGAAAACAAATGTTTAACCGATGATTTTCCCAACTTTGGATCAGTTAATGCCGAAGTTTTTGGCATCAGCTGTGACAGCTTTTTTTCCCACAAAGCTTGGGCGGATTCCCTAGATCTTAAGCATCAATTACTCGCCGATATGCATCGGACGGTATCTAAGGCCTATGGATTATATTTTGAGCCGTTAAATTGCTCAAAGCGCGCTACCGTCATTGTGGATAAAAATGGAAAAGTAGCCTATGCGAAAGTTCAAGATATCAAAACCGCTCGTGACGACAAAGAAATTTTGGAAGCGTTGAAAAAGTTGAATTAA